Below is a window of Candidatus Saganbacteria bacterium DNA.
CGGGATCACGCCTGTAACAACCGTCCCTGTACGGTATATCGAAGATATTTTCAGGGCGATCCTTGCAGCCTGTGATATTCCCATGTTCGTTCTCACGTTCGAGGACATCGTATATAATATGTAAGGGAACCTGATGAGGTTTGAAGGCCTCATCAGCTCTTTTGCCAAAGCCTCAAAAAACTTGTGCTGCCTGTCTATCCTTCCCCAGTCGCTTGTCCTGTCATGCCTGAACCTTACATACCCCATCGTTTCGTAACCGGAAAGCCTTTGCCTGCCCTGCGACAGATGAATATGCAGGTCAGCCGCATAGTCGTCATAATATAAAGGTTTTTCGACATCAAGAGTCACACCGCCGATCCTGTCAACAAGGTCCACGAACATGGGGAAGTTCACTTCAATATAATAATATACAGGGATCTTAAGAAAATTAGAGACCGTGGCGCAAGAAAGCTCCGGGCCTCCGTAAGTGTGAGCGTGGTTTATCTTATCCTGTCCGTGGCCCGGTATATCCACCAACGTATCTCTCGGTATTGAAAGGATGCCCATCCTGCTGCGCGCGAAGTCGATGTGCACCAGGTTTATCGAGTCTGAACGCGTCTTCAATCCTTCCTTTGTGTCTATGCCCATCACCAGCACGTTTATCTGGTCATTCTCTTTTATCAGCCCTCTTTTTATCCCGATAAAAAGACCTGTCGCGATAATAAGCGACATCAGGGATATGAGAACTATTTTTGACGGGTTTTGAATGTTCGTCAGCCTTCGACCAGCCACTTTTCCTCTTTATGGAACCACTGCGCCGGATCGTTCAGATACAGATACGTATCCTGAAGGATGTCGAAATGGGAATTTTCCTCTTTTGAAAGAAAAGCAAAAAGGCTTTTCGCGGCCGGATCTTCCGTATCCTCCGCCACTTTCTTGTAAAAATCAAACCCTTTCTTTTCCAGTTCCATGGATATCTCGTAAGCGTGCAGGAGCTCATTCTCCGTCGGGGCCTTATTATCAAGAGAGGTTTTGATATCGTTCAGGATCTCCGTCTTTATCTTTTCGCTGTCTTTTGTAGTGTTTTCGTCTGCCGGGGAAATTTGAGCGCCGGTCATTTTCGCGTAAAACTCCTCGATTGCTTTTTTGTGGAGCAGTTCTTTTCCGGCTATCGCCTGCAGCGTGGCCTTGCCCAGCGGATTGCTCGATTTCTTCGCGGCTTCCACGTAGATCGCATAGCCTTCATCCTCCATGTTTATGGCGGTCTTTGCGGCATCGGTCAGCTCTTTTGATATGAAACGGATATTTTCCGGCAATTTATTCTCCTTATATAAAAGGAACCCTGAGAGGACTGTCGTTTTATATTTTTTCTGCCATATTAATTATACCTTTATATATTTTATATTCAAGTATTTCTATATCCCCTCTCCCACCGTCCAACCCGTTGACCACGCTGCCTGAAGGTTGAACCCGCCTGTTTTTCCAACTATATCAAGCACCTCTCCGGCAAAATACAGACCTTTTACGATCTTTGATTCTAAAGTCCTGTTGTCGATCTCCCTGAGGTCGATGCCGCCGTCGGTCACTATCGATTTGTTCACCATCACATAACTTGAGACCGTAAACTCCATTGCCGTCAGGTTTTTTACCAGGTTTTTTCTTTCTTCTTTTGATATCTCGTTTGTTTTTTTCTCCGGATCGATACCGGAGATGCCGGCCAATACCGGCGGCAGCGACTCCGGAAGTATCTCTTTTAGGGCATTGACGATGCTTTTGTTAGGATTACTTCTGAATGTGTCAAGCAACAGCGCGTCATAGCCAGCCTCGTCTTTTTCAGGGAAAAACCCGATCAGTATCTTCAGCGAACTGAGCTGACTGCTTGACACCTCAAGGCTCGCGTTTATCATCACCGGCCCGGTGAGACCAAAATTCGCGAACATAAGAGGACCTCTTTCTTTGAAGATGACACCGGAACTGTTCCTGAAGACGATCATTGCATCGGGGATGGAGAGCCCGTTAAGCCGCCTGCAGATATCCGTTTCTTTAACTTCGAAAGGATAAAGCGCTTTTTTCGGCGGGACTATCTTATGTCCGAGTTTTTCCGCGATCTTGAAACCGTCTCCCGTAGAACCCGTTTTTTGCTTTGTCTTTCCTCCTGTCGCGATCAGGACATTCCTGCCTGAATACTCATTATTTTTTGTGATGACGGTCAGGCGCTCCCGCCGTAAGATATCTTTGACCGGTGAACCATAAATGATCTCCGTATTATTATTTTTTAATTTTTTCAAAAGGACGTTCAGCACATCTTCGGCTTTGTTGCTTTTTGGAAAAACTCTCTGCTGCGGTTCGGCCTTAAGAGGCACGCCATTCTTTTCAAAAAATTCCATTACTTCGATATTTGACAGATTGTGAAGCATGCTCAGCATGAACATGGGGTTCTTCATGTAATTTGAAACGAACAATTGAGGATCTTTTTCCGCGTTAGTGATATTGCATCTGCGGTTCCCGCAGAGAAGTAGTTTTTTTCCCGCGCTGTCGTTTTTTTCCAGGATAACGACAGACTTCCCGCGCTCGGATGCCCGTATCGCGGCCATCATCCCGGCAGGCCCCGCACCGATGACGATGAGATCATATATCATCGGAATTTTCCCAGCATTCTTTTCAGTAAATTCACCGGGAGCCCTACTACATTATAGTAATCCCCCTCGATCCATTCGACTATCGCCCCGCCTTTGCCCTGGATGCCGAACGCGCCGGCCTTATCAAGAGGTTCTTTTGTCCTGACGTAATCTTCAATTTCTCTTTTTGAAAGTTTTTTGATCTTCACTTTCGTCAGCTCAAATGTTTTTGTCATTTTATTTGAAGGCTTCTCGATGACGGCAAGGCCTGTTATCACATCAAGGATCTTCCCGCTTATAGAACGGAGCATTTTTCTCGCGTTCTCTTTTGTATCCGGCTTGCCGAGTATTTCTCTTCCGCAGATAACGATAGTATCCGCTCCGATCACAATTCCGGTTTTTATCTTCTTTGAAGCGGAGATAGCTTTCGAGGCCGCGTGGAATAAAGCAAGTCCTTCCGGCGTCAGGCCTTTCCTGTCTTTTTCCGCGTGAACATGCCCGCAAACACTAAACCTGCTTTTTAGTGCCTTTTTTAACAGCTCTTTTCTTCTCGGAGAATCCGAAGCAAGATAATATCTTTTCATATCAATATTATGACAGATTCCCGGGGTGGGGATCTTATCAACTTCTTTCATTGGTCTCCTTAATTGGTTATAATGATATTAATGCCTTCAAACATCCGCAATTTTTCCATCATCGCGCACATAGACCACGGCAAGTCCACCCTTGCCGACAGGCTGCTTGAATACACGGGGACCGTTGAAAAGCGTTTCATGAAAGAACAGATACTTGACAGCATGGACCTCGAGAGAGAAAGAGGAGTCACGATCAAGGCAAAAGCCATCCGCATAGACTATAAAGGATATATTTTAAACCTCATCGATACGCCTGGCCATGTCGATTTCGGATATGAAGTGTCCCGCGCGCTCGCCGCGTGCGAAGGAGCCCTTCTGGTGGTCGACGCGGCGCAGGGCGTCGAAGCCCAGACGATCGCGAACGCGTTCCTCGCGAAAGCAAATGACCTGAAGATCATCCCCGTAATGAACAAGATCGACCTTCCGAGCGCTGATCCCGCTATGGTGATGCAGGAGCTTAACCATGTCTTCGGCATCGAAGAAAAAGATGTCGTGCTCACGAGCGCGAAGAGCGGCATCGGCATCGAGGACGTGATAAAAGCGATAATCGATATTGTCCCTCCTCCGAAAGGAAGCGAAGACGCTCCCCTTCAGGCCCTTATTTTTGATTCTCACTATGACAGCTACAGGGGCGTGGTGATCTACACCAGAGTATTTAACGGCACTGTTAAAGCCGGCGACAGGATACTGATGATGGAAACAGGAGCGGAATTCGAAGTGCAGGAAGTCGGGATATTCAAGCTGGAATTTGTCGCCAAAGAGACCCTGTCCGCAGGAGAGGTCGGATATATCATCGCCAACATCAAGAACATAAGGGACGCTCATGTGGGCGACACGATAACCCATCTGAAGACCCCCGCACCGGACGCGCTGCCGGGTTATAAAAAAGCAAAGCCGATGGTCTTTTGCGGCCTTTTCCCCACTGACGGGGAGGATTACGGCAATCTGAAGGACGCGCTTGAAAAACTCTCGCTGAACGATGCTTCCCTTTTCTACGAGCCGGAGAATTCCGCCGCTTTGGGTTCCGGATTCAGGTGCGGGTTTTTGGGGATGCTCCATTTTGAGATCGTCCAGGAGCGCCTTGAAAGGGAATACAAGGTCCCGCTTATCGCCACCGCCCCGAACGTCGTCTACAGGGTGAACCTTAACAGCAAAAAGACCGTCCTGATAGACAGCCCATCAAAGCTGCCCGACATGTCGACGGTGGATTCGATAGAAGAACCCGTCTACAAGGTGACGATCCTCTGCCCCGACAGGCATGTGGGCAATATCATGACGCTTTCCTCCGACAAAAGAGGGACGTTCAGGAACATGGAATACCTCGATACGACCCATGTCATGATGACTTATGAATTCCCTCTTGCGGAAATTATAATAGAGTTCTATGATATATTAAAATCCGTCTCGCAGGGCTATGCTTCGATGGACTACGAGCTGATCGGGTACAAAGAGGCTGACCTTGTAAAACTGGATGTCCTCGTCAACGAGGAACCGGTGGACGCGCTGTCGGTGATAATCCCGAGACAGAACGCCCAGTACCAGGGAAGGAAGCTCGTCGAAAGACTAAGGGGGGCGATACCGAGGCAGCAGTTCGAGATACCCATACAGGCGCTTTAAGGAAAGATGTGATCGCGAAGTGCTACGGCGGCGACGTCACCAGAAAGCGTAAACTGCTTGAAAAACAGAAAGAGGGAAAGAAGAGGATGAAGAGGGTCGGCAAGGTAGATATCCCGCAGGAAGCTTTCCTTGCCGTTCTCAAAATAAAATGAAATTTCGGTAAAATAGCATCGATAAATATATGGGAGAAACCAGAGATGTCTGAAGTTAACGGAAGCAACAATAATAAAGAAGTCCAGTATATCAGGGACCTGGCCAGGAGAGCTTTCAGGAACGTGACGCGCATCGAAGATACCTCCATAAAGAACGTAGAGGAAAGATTTGACCGGCCGAAACACGTGATGCCAAAGAACAGTTTTCCCGGTCTCGGCATAGGCGTCACCGTGGGCATCATCATCTGCATTGCCACCTACCTCACAGGCGTACCGTTCAACAGAGTGGAAGCAATATTTGTCACCGCGCAGTTCGGGCTTCTGGGCGCTTTGATGAGCTACATCAATTCATGACCTTTGCGGGTCTTTATGTTCACATCCCCTTCTGCAAAAAGAAATGCGGTTATTGTGATTTCACTTCGTCCCGCGGCACAGAAAGCCTGATCAAACAATATCTTGATGCCCTTTTAACAGAGATCGAAGCGGGCTTAAAAAAATATCCCGAACTTAAAATATCGACCGTATTTTTTGGCGGGGGGACCCCTACCCTGCTCAAAACAGAAGACCTGGTATTGATCCTTGACAATATCAAAGGTCATTTCCATGTCGATAAAGACGCCGAAATATCCGTAGAAGCCAATCCCGGAACAGTCGATCTCGAAAAACTTTTGGCGCTCAGAAAAGCCGGGTTCAACAGATTAAGCATCGGCACGCAGTCTTTTGATGATAACGAGCTGAAGATCCTCGGGAGGATACACTCTGAAAAAGAAATTTATTCGGCATTTGAGAACGCAAGGATAGCCGGATTTTTCAACATAAACATCGATCTCATATCCGCTATACCCGGACAAACTTTAAGGGCATGGAAAGAAACTCTGAAGAAAGCGACACATCTTGGACCGGAACATATTTCCGCTTATCTCCTTGAGATAGAAGAGAACACGCCGTTCTATGACAGGTACGCAAAGGACGCGGATGAGGACGGACAGCTGTTGTTCTTCAACGAAACCATTTCGTTCTTAAGATCAAAAGGATACGCCCATTACGAGATATCAAATTTCGCAAAACCGGGATTTGAATGCAGGCATAACATCAACTACTGGAAGAACGGCGATTATTTAGGGTTTGGCCTTTCAGCCGCGTCTCATATCGAGTTTAACCGGTTTGAGAATACAAAAGAGCTTGAAAAATATCTGAAAGATCCCGTCAACTCTTTTGAAATTTCACCCTTGGACAGGACGATAGACGATGACATAAAAGAGACTTTATTTATGGGGCTTAGATTGACCAAAGGGATCGACCTGGGAGAATTTGAACGGAAATATGCCGGAGCAAACGATCATTCGAAATATTTACGGCGCATCAATGAGCTTAAAGAAACCGGACAATTAAGGTCATCGGAGAACTTCTTGTTTATCCCTTCGGAAAACCTCCCCACCTCAAATGAAATATTGAGACAGCTGATATAATTCCCGACGCTAAACGCGTCGGCTCCTTAATTCCAAACCAACGGAGCCGAACGGCCCGCCTGCATTCGCATGCGAAGCATTGCGGGCAGGTTTACGTTCGGGTTAAACTAGATGCAGGTCCCGACTCATAACCCTTCGGCTTCGCTCAGGGCAGGATGAGAGCTGCCCTGTAAGCCCCTGCCCCTCTCTGTAGGCTGAATTTACATTGATTTTGTTCCTATAATATGATAAATTTGAACGCGGAGGTGGATAAATGAATATCCGGGCAGAATACCTTGTTGATGAAAAAGGAGAAAAGAAATCGGTGGTTTTATCTGTCAGAAACTACATGCGGCTTATAGAATATATGGAAGACCTGGAAGATTCGGCAGATTTAAAAAGAGCAAAAGGATCCGCAAGGGGGTTTATTGACTTTGATACCCTTATAAAAAAGTTAAAAAGCAAAGGGCGCATTCGTTAATGTATGGGGTTGTTGTTGAACGCAAAGCTGCTAAGGAAATTGAGTCCCTTCCCGCCGAAGCAATTCAACGCATCACAGATGCAATCGAAAGTTTAAAAGCGAATCCGCGTCCGCGCGGTGTCAAGAAATTATCAGGGGAAGATGGCTGGCGTATAAGGATCGGAGACTATCGCATTTTGTATACAATAGATGACGGTCAAAGACTTGTTGCGGTTTATCGAGTAAAGCACCGTCGAGAAGTTTATCGATAACTCGCCGGAGACTTACCTCACTTTCGGGCAGTATCAATAGAATCCCGTGAATTTCTTTATGGCGTTTTGAGAGAAAATCCGAACAAGGAATATTATTGACAACTTAGTTGCCAATTGCTATAATTAGCACTTGAAGGGGTCGAGTGCTAATATGATATTCGAAGTCCTTGATGACAGGAAACAGAAGGTCCTCCGCATAATAGTAGAGGACTATATCCATTCGGCGGAGCCGGTAGGCTCCAAGACCGTGACGCAGGACCACCACGTCGAGGCAAGCCCCGCCACCATCCGCTTTGACATGGCGGACCTTGAAAAGAAAGGCTATATCAAAAAGCCCCACACCTCCGCGGGCAGGGTTCCATCTGACAAAGGTTACAGGTTCTTTATTGACAACATCCTTGAAGAGTCGGAGCTTTCCGGCAGGGAAAGCGAAAGCGTGCGGGAAAAGATGCTCAAGACGATCAGGGATGACATCTTCGAGATCGCCGGCGAGCTTGTTTCCAGGATGACCGGCAACGCCTCCGTTGTGGTCGATCCGGACAAGAAACATATAATTTATATAAACGGCATCTACAGGATGCTCAGGCAGCCCGAGTTCGTCCACGTCGATATGACGAGCGAAGTCGTGGAGCTGATGGAGAAGCACAACGAAATGATAGACCTGCTGAATGAATATACCGAGGAGGAAGAAGATGATGTCTCCATCCGCGTCGGAGGGGAAAACTCGCCGAAACAGCTGAAGCAGTGTTCCGTCGCTTCCGCAAAATACAAAGACAGGGGTATAATAAGCATTGTCGGCCCGACGAGGATGGATTATAAAAGGGTGTCTTCGATCCTGAGATATTTTGCCGACCTGCTGGAGGAGATCTGATGAAAATAATGGGAGGAAGAAAACAGATGCCGGACAACAAAGAGACGGAAACGCTTCAAAAAGACATCGAGGACCTCGGTAAACAGCTCGAGGAAAAAGACACAAAATTCGAGGAGCAGAAGAATCAGATGCTCCGCCTGATGGCGGATTTTGATAATTTCAAAAAAAGGGCGGCTCTCGAAAGGGAGGATATAATCTGTTTTTCGAACGAGGCCCTTATCCTGGCCCTGCTGCCGATACTGGACAATTTTGACCGCGCCATGCGGCACGCGGACGGCTGCGACAAAAAGACGCTGGACGAGGAAATAATCAAAGGTTTCGCTCTGATAAAAAGACAGCTCGAGGATGTCCTTACCAAGATAGGCCTTGCCAGGGTCGAAGCGCTCGGCAAAAAATTTGACCCGAACTTCCACGAAGCGGTCCTTACGAGAGAATCAAAGGACCACGAAGACGGAACGGTGATAGAGGAGATGCAGAAAGGATACACTTTAAGGGATAAACTGATCAGGCCGTCGATGGTTATAGTTGTAAAAAAATAAAACGGAGAAAGAAAGGAGATCAGTATGAGTAAGATAATCGGTATCGATCTTGGGACCACTAACAGCTGCTGCGCGGTGGTGATAGGAGGAGAGCCCACTGTCATCCCGACTTCCGAAGGCGAGCGTATCGTGCCTTCGGTGGTAGGATTTCCTAAACCCGGGGAAAGAGTGGTCGGCCGCGTCGCAAAACGCCAGTCGATCACAAACCCCGAGAACACGGTCTATTCTATCAAGAGGTTCATGGGAAGAAGGCTGAACGAGGTATCCGAAGAGATGAAGCTCGTCCCGTACAAAGTCGTCGAAGGGCCTAACGGCGCGGCAGTCGTCAAGATCGGGGACAAGACCTTCACCCCGCCGGAAATATCGGCGATGATACTCCAGAAAATAAAACAGGACGCGGAAGCGTACCTCGGAGAGAAAGTATCAAAAGCGGTCATCACCGTGCCCGCGTATTTCAACGACAGCCAGAGGCAGGCCACAAAGGACGCCGGAACGGTAGCGGGGCTTGAGGTCGTCAGGATCATCAATGAACCGACCGCCGCGGCGCTTGCTTACGGGCTCGACAAAAAGAAATCCGAAAAGATCGCCGTTTACGACCTGGGCGGAGGAACGTTCGATATATCCATACTCGAAATAGGAGAAGGCGTGTTCGAGGTCAAATCGACCAACGGCGACACTCATCTCGGCGGCGACAATTTCGACGAGAGGATAGTGAACTGGCTGATAGACGAGTTCAGGAAAGAGAACGGGATTGACCTGCGCAATGACAGGATGGCCCTGCAGAGGCTGCGCGACGCCGGTGAAAAAGCGAAATGCGAGCTCTCGACTGTATTCGAGACGGAGATCAATCTCCCATTCATAACGGCCGACGCTTCCGGGCCGAAACACTTTGTCGTGAAGCTCACAAGGGCAAAACTTGAACAGATAGTGAGCGATCTCATCGATAAGTCGCTCGGCCCCGTCAAGCAGGCGATGTCCGACGCCAAACTTTCACCTAACGAGATAGACGAGGTCATACTGGTCGGCGGACAGACAAGGATGCCCAAAGTCCAGGAGCTGGTCAAGAATTTCTTCGGAAAAGAACCCAACAAGAGCGTCAATCCCGACGAGGTCGTCGCTTTGGGAGCCGCGATCCAGGGAGGCGTGCTCGCCGGAGATGTAAAAGAGATGGTGCTCCTTGACGTCACTCCCCTTTCGCTCGGCATCGAGACGATGGGCAATGTCATGACCACCCTGATAACCAGGAACACTACTATCCCGACCTCTAAAAGCGAAACTTTCTCGACCGCCGGCGACGGGCAGACGAGCGTAGAGGTCCACGTGCTCCAGGGAGAACGGCCGATGGCTTTTGACAACAGGACGCTCGGGCGGTTCCACCTTGAGGGCATCCCGCCGGCACCGAGAGGCATCCCGAAGATAGAGGTCACCTTTGATATCGACGCGAACGGGATACTTCACGTCAGCGCAAAGGACCATGGCACCGGCAAGGAACAAAAAATATCGATCACCGCTTCTTCCGGCCTTTCAAAAGATGATATTGAAAAGATGAAAAAGGAAGCATCCGCCCACGAAACCGACGACAAGAAGAAAAAAGAGGACGCGGAGATACGCAACCAGGCGGATAACCTTGCTTACACTTCCGAAAAAACGCTTAAAGAAGTCGGGGACAAGGTGGATGCTGCGACAAGGGACAAGATCCTGAAGGACATCGAAGAAACCAGAGACGCTCTGAAGGGAACGGACACCGCAAAGATAAAGTCATCGTTCGAAGCACTGCAGAAAGATGTGTACGAGATGTCTTCAAAAGTATACCAGGCGCAGACAGGCCCCCAACAAGGACAAGGAGAAGCACAGGGACCGGGGCCTTCGGCAAACCCGGGGCAAGACGCTGAAGGAAAGACCATAAACGCCGACTGGAAAGAGACTGATAAGAATTAAAATTCTCTGACCCTCACCCCTACCCTCTCCCCGATCGGATCGGGGAGAGGGAGAGTCAATATTTTCTTATTGAATAATTCTAAATTTTTTATATCGCACCCTCTCCCTCTGGGAGAAGCTTGTCCCGCCTCCTTGGCGGGAGGAAGGGTGAGGGCTGCCTATTTAGTATATAATATAAACATATGCCTTCAAAAGATTATTATCAGATACTAGGAGCGTCAAAGAACGCTTCCACCGACGATATAAAATCCGCTTTCAGAAAATTGGCCCGCCAGTATCACCCGGACGTCTGCAAGGAACCCGGCGCCGACCAGAAGTTCAAGGAAATTAACGAAGCCTACCAGGTCCTGGGCGACCCGGCTAAAAAAGCGCAGTATGACAGGTTCGGCTACGCGGGTCCCGGCCGCGGCGGTTTCGGCGCGGGCGGCACAAATTTTGACGATATCTTCCAGGGATTTCAGGGGGGAAGCCCTTTCGGCGATCTCGGAGATATCTTAGAATCGTTTTTCGGAAGTACCGGCGGCGGCGGAAGAAGAAGACAGCGCGGACCGCAGAAAGGGACCGACCTCAGGTTTGACCTTATCCTGACACTGGAGGAAGCTTTTGCGGGATTTGACAAAGAGATCGACATCTCCCACCTGAGGCAGTGCTCAAGGTGCAAAGGCGCGGGCGCGGAGCCCGGCACTTCCGTAAAAAAATGCGCGG
It encodes the following:
- a CDS encoding LCP family protein, with amino-acid sequence MAGRRLTNIQNPSKIVLISLMSLIIATGLFIGIKRGLIKENDQINVLVMGIDTKEGLKTRSDSINLVHIDFARSRMGILSIPRDTLVDIPGHGQDKINHAHTYGGPELSCATVSNFLKIPVYYYIEVNFPMFVDLVDRIGGVTLDVEKPLYYDDYAADLHIHLSQGRQRLSGYETMGYVRFRHDRTSDWGRIDRQHKFFEALAKELMRPSNLIRFPYILYTMSSNVRTNMGISQAARIALKISSIYRTGTVVTGVIPGGDARLERGYYMLSDEEGMRKEIERVIYGR
- a CDS encoding ferritin family protein produces the protein MPENIRFISKELTDAAKTAINMEDEGYAIYVEAAKKSSNPLGKATLQAIAGKELLHKKAIEEFYAKMTGAQISPADENTTKDSEKIKTEILNDIKTSLDNKAPTENELLHAYEISMELEKKGFDFYKKVAEDTEDPAAKSLFAFLSKEENSHFDILQDTYLYLNDPAQWFHKEEKWLVEG
- a CDS encoding NAD(P)/FAD-dependent oxidoreductase, which codes for MIYDLIVIGAGPAGMMAAIRASERGKSVVILEKNDSAGKKLLLCGNRRCNITNAEKDPQLFVSNYMKNPMFMLSMLHNLSNIEVMEFFEKNGVPLKAEPQQRVFPKSNKAEDVLNVLLKKLKNNNTEIIYGSPVKDILRRERLTVITKNNEYSGRNVLIATGGKTKQKTGSTGDGFKIAEKLGHKIVPPKKALYPFEVKETDICRRLNGLSIPDAMIVFRNSSGVIFKERGPLMFANFGLTGPVMINASLEVSSSQLSSLKILIGFFPEKDEAGYDALLLDTFRSNPNKSIVNALKEILPESLPPVLAGISGIDPEKKTNEISKEERKNLVKNLTAMEFTVSSYVMVNKSIVTDGGIDLREIDNRTLESKIVKGLYFAGEVLDIVGKTGGFNLQAAWSTGWTVGEGI
- a CDS encoding Maf family protein; translated protein: MKEVDKIPTPGICHNIDMKRYYLASDSPRRKELLKKALKSRFSVCGHVHAEKDRKGLTPEGLALFHAASKAISASKKIKTGIVIGADTIVICGREILGKPDTKENARKMLRSISGKILDVITGLAVIEKPSNKMTKTFELTKVKIKKLSKREIEDYVRTKEPLDKAGAFGIQGKGGAIVEWIEGDYYNVVGLPVNLLKRMLGKFR
- the hemW gene encoding radical SAM family heme chaperone HemW, which encodes MTFAGLYVHIPFCKKKCGYCDFTSSRGTESLIKQYLDALLTEIEAGLKKYPELKISTVFFGGGTPTLLKTEDLVLILDNIKGHFHVDKDAEISVEANPGTVDLEKLLALRKAGFNRLSIGTQSFDDNELKILGRIHSEKEIYSAFENARIAGFFNINIDLISAIPGQTLRAWKETLKKATHLGPEHISAYLLEIEENTPFYDRYAKDADEDGQLLFFNETISFLRSKGYAHYEISNFAKPGFECRHNINYWKNGDYLGFGLSAASHIEFNRFENTKELEKYLKDPVNSFEISPLDRTIDDDIKETLFMGLRLTKGIDLGEFERKYAGANDHSKYLRRINELKETGQLRSSENFLFIPSENLPTSNEILRQLI
- a CDS encoding type II toxin-antitoxin system RelE/ParE family toxin; the encoded protein is MYGVVVERKAAKEIESLPAEAIQRITDAIESLKANPRPRGVKKLSGEDGWRIRIGDYRILYTIDDGQRLVAVYRVKHRREVYR
- the grpE gene encoding nucleotide exchange factor GrpE, which translates into the protein MKIMGGRKQMPDNKETETLQKDIEDLGKQLEEKDTKFEEQKNQMLRLMADFDNFKKRAALEREDIICFSNEALILALLPILDNFDRAMRHADGCDKKTLDEEIIKGFALIKRQLEDVLTKIGLARVEALGKKFDPNFHEAVLTRESKDHEDGTVIEEMQKGYTLRDKLIRPSMVIVVKK
- the dnaK gene encoding molecular chaperone DnaK — encoded protein: MSKIIGIDLGTTNSCCAVVIGGEPTVIPTSEGERIVPSVVGFPKPGERVVGRVAKRQSITNPENTVYSIKRFMGRRLNEVSEEMKLVPYKVVEGPNGAAVVKIGDKTFTPPEISAMILQKIKQDAEAYLGEKVSKAVITVPAYFNDSQRQATKDAGTVAGLEVVRIINEPTAAALAYGLDKKKSEKIAVYDLGGGTFDISILEIGEGVFEVKSTNGDTHLGGDNFDERIVNWLIDEFRKENGIDLRNDRMALQRLRDAGEKAKCELSTVFETEINLPFITADASGPKHFVVKLTRAKLEQIVSDLIDKSLGPVKQAMSDAKLSPNEIDEVILVGGQTRMPKVQELVKNFFGKEPNKSVNPDEVVALGAAIQGGVLAGDVKEMVLLDVTPLSLGIETMGNVMTTLITRNTTIPTSKSETFSTAGDGQTSVEVHVLQGERPMAFDNRTLGRFHLEGIPPAPRGIPKIEVTFDIDANGILHVSAKDHGTGKEQKISITASSGLSKDDIEKMKKEASAHETDDKKKKEDAEIRNQADNLAYTSEKTLKEVGDKVDAATRDKILKDIEETRDALKGTDTAKIKSSFEALQKDVYEMSSKVYQAQTGPQQGQGEAQGPGPSANPGQDAEGKTINADWKETDKN